ATTATCATTTATTATCACTTCTTGTTCACTAAAATACCGACTGAAtacacaaaaactttttttttattaattgccGACACCGTATGTAAATTCACAATACTTGTGGTTTAAGATTAGGTCTTTTACGAGTAGGTATCAATAGGCTGAAGATTTAAATATACCTAAATCTTGTAGCACATCTTCCACTTTGGTGTAACccattttccaattatttacgCTGATCttataatttcgttttatgtTTAGTAACGTAACTTTCcgtatgcaaaaaaaaatttggaagccGTTGCTCGCTTATTCAACAACTAATAACGAGTGTTGCATGTACCAACTACATACCATTCAAGTTTACAAAGTCACAAAAAACGTGAGTATAGTATAGTAGAATGTTGTTGACCGAATGAccgatttttgattttttcataGTGAAGTACACAAATGTACACAAAAGTCACGTTCATGAGAACACTTTTTCAGAGATAGACGCGGAAATTCCGATGcggaatttgtttttttttttacataaaatggcATTAGTtgttttcctaacgcatggaatcgaattcgctaagccttttagcataagttaggaccaacgtttttcctaaacgaagagggaaataagcgacgaagTGGCggtatttcaacactagttaggaaaacatattttgttgaCATCGTACATCATTTTGATGTAACGCTTACCTCGACTATTTTTTTCGCCTGACTGATTTGATATTGAATATGAACGCAAGacgtaattaatttttctttggttAGCATAGTCAAATCATCATACTGATTCCAGTTTATTTCATCTGTATCAAAacggatatttttttttgcatctgAAGATGCTCGCAGAGATTCGATCATTTCGTAATGAAAGTCACCATTAtcagatttttcaaaatcatcGCAATCGAGTTTatacagtcggagaaatataaatgttttattgtggataatagattgtggaaattgttatcgtcactaccgcaaaaatcagcgatggcactgccttcgagtcggtcttttgagataaatgatggaatttgtttatgtactgtccgtttgacaagaggatcgccacggttcagcagggggttttgaacatttgttttttacacgttggcgcacgtgctcttgtcagattcaagattctttttacgaaggttacgctgattatactttgtgaaaagggccaataccttgcaaatatgtcacatcttggacagaatttgacactgcaatatctgcaacatgaaaaaactaaatgttcgaaaccccctgaaaccccgtgcttccacctacgtaatatacacaaactaggtgagccaatctttaTTTATACGAaacttaaaaatcaaaataatttgttaggaaattaaattttcgatcacattgtccatgaaaatattgttcggtgaagagacagaagtgaccgacttgcTGAGAGCGTCCATCGttgtgaaatagtgctcaaatccacgatctattcgatttttcataaattatttttcaacgcATTGtcaatagattgtggatttgagcactatttcacaggactctgaatgattgacgctgtcggcaagtcgggcacttctgtcacttcatcgaacaaaattttcatggatcgaaaatttaatttcccaacaaatgattttgatttttaaatttcgtatctcaatagaccgactcgaaggcagtgtcatcgctgatttttgGGGTAGTGTCggtaacaatttccacaatctatagtaaccagagaaatgataccTAGTTGACGTTACGTCGGTGACCGATGCTTCTCAGACATTTGTGcgtttttattgtatttcCGATGATacctttttacaaaaatcatttttgaaaaatgaaggCGCACCCAGAGTTGTGCTCAGATACTTCACTAATTAAGGAATGGTTCTGCTGAACGTCATGTAAATCAAGGCTGtgaactttggggaggtcacgcagatacagacagatacgcgggtgacacaccacagttgatgataaaacggcggatttcatacaaaaattcacctactctgatgattctcgtcgccgtgatgatgtggtgatttttttatatgtaggtggtgtgttcccgcgtgtctaataaaatggcgatctgcgtgacctccccaaagtttacagccttgatgTAAATGGAAGCTGAAGAGcagttttgtaaaatagagttTAATATATCCCTTAGTTCGGATGTGTAAAATTTGTGACTTATAAGAAATCGTTTTATTCAGCTTCCTAAATACAGTGTACATTTGAATTTAGActtaaatttgcttcagctttTTTTCAGCTGCTCATACACTCATATATATAAGCAAACTGTTTGTAGTTCGGTTCATACGAGTGAAATAGTAAAACGCACACGCGCGTGGTACTCAGCGTGCTAATGACAAAACTGTATAAAGACGTACTTGCAGATTCGTTTGTATCAGTAGTGATCCAAAAACACAGCTGCATCAAATtcatgtcaaaatttcactgacgatACCCTGACCCAAGTAAATTGTCAAACTGAAAATTGAGTCTGTTCATTTGAACTTAATCGAAGTGAATCGATACTGAAACGAGATATACCAAACATGCAACATTACTTTTGTCTTTCGACCTCGTTCAGCATCCGAACCTGCATGTGTAAGATGTTTACTCGTtctcaacatttttaaataatttcgtttcagAAGTACAACATTTGTACATAGAAACATCATGATTAACTAAGACGCATCATACTCGGGACTGTAAGTTGTGTCTTCGGGCAGATACTATAGTACATACAGTATTACAAAGAGTCACTCAGAGTCACTCGTGCCTTTCACGAATACGTCTATATGGTGCATTAGCTCACAGCATTTTTTTCACGTGAAATGCGTCGGTAACCAAATGTATCACATCACTTTCCAGAGAGAAATTCGTTGTTATTTAACATCATAGATAAATCGGTTTAATCGGTTCACATGAACAACTTGTTATGCACGGTAAAGCTATCGCTATACTGATGAgattaaaaattgtgtttacaAGCGCAGGCTATTAATAGTTGCGTGACTTGCACTTACAGAGGCAACAAGAGTGTCTACCAGTCTGTTCGAATATTTGTTAAAGTTCGAAGATCGATTGAAAGATATTTCGTTGGAATTATCTAACAAAATCAATGCACCCAAAAGTCAAATTCGCTTGTAGCAGGGGAAACTTTCGTATTTTACTGGATAGTAACAACGAGAATCTATAATCGTTCAGCATAAGCAATCAAAACGTATCCATTTCACACATAGGTCTTACTGACGATATTTATTTGGCAATAGTTTcttcaacaataaaaatctCTGGTTATGACCTCGGCATAAATCCTTTCAACAAATCGATTGGTAACGGGAAAATGATAGTGGAATTCTTTTCGGATGCAATACTGTTCAAGGTTTGGAGataacgaagctgaaataaacaaaaattcgataGTACGGAGTGGATGGTTCTCTCGACCAAAAGTTTACCTGCAGAGCGGCTGGACTTTCGCACATAACATCGGATGCTTCTTTCAGTGCTCTTGCCGATTTCATTTCACCCTCAGCAGCAATGACCTTTGCACGAGCTTCGCGCGACGCTTCTGCTTCAGCAGCCATCGCACGTTGTAATGCGGTTGGAAGAGATACGTCTTTGCTGAAAGGGAAAAAATGTCGATGAAACCGGTGTTGGTGCtgtcaattaaacaaaatctgACTTACATTTCAACTCGTTCTACTTTAACCCCCCAGGGATCTGTAGCGTCATCCAAAGACGCCTGCATTGTGTGCGATATTGCCTCACGTTCGGTTAGCAGTTCGGATAAATTTCGAGTACCCAAAACATTACGCAGTGTTGTTGCAGCGAGTAGTCGTGTTGAGTGGCTGTAGTTGGCTacctaaaatattttgaaattaatccTCGAGTCCACATCATTAATTGATGTCCTCCCACCCGTATTTCATACCTGAATAACGGCTTTCAACGGATCACTGATACGATAATAAACAACAGCATCCACGCTAACCGTCACCGAATCTTTGGACAAAACTTCCTGCGGCGGAACATCAAACGATACCGTTCTCAAATCGACTTTGCAGTAATTATCTATGCAAGGTAGAACGAAAAATACACCTGGACCTCTGGCGCCACCAGCTCTGTAATAAACGATGATATTGATGATCATCAGCAATAATGACACTCATCACCAATAAGTCGTTAACTTTACCTTAGTCTTCCCATTCTGAATATAACGGCTCGTTCGTATTCAGCAACAACTTTGAAGCATACGAACAATGAGAATGGTAAAGTGAATATCATTAGGAGGATGCTGCCTGCTGCGGCAAGTATTTCGATACATCCTGAATTTTCACCTTCGgctgaaaatgaaatttaaaataaaaaattatgaaaaatttaagttaTTCGCACGGTAATCCATCGTAAGATTAGTGATAATGGGCAACAGAAAATTTAAGATAACATTCACAGTTAAATTAAATATCTGAATCACACATAATTAGCAGAAACGTTGTTTTACAATTCGTAATTATGTACAATTTGATTTCACCATTTTCCCCGTACCGATCGAACCAATAATTTGATCTGATtcgaaaaacaaagaaaattgaaaaagagaaTCCAAGTTTCATGAGATCGTTACACatctgaaaataattattaaaatcggCGAGACGACCGAGTAGTGTAATATATCATAATATCATCGATAGCCGAAAAATGCACAGAGACGTACAGAGAAATGTTTCGAGTGAAAGatctaaacaattttctactttattAAATCTTGACTTTTGAAGCATTTTGTACAGAGATAATTTTCGGGGAAGTgctttccaattttttctttagtttttcTATGTTTTCCCGAACTTTCctatatttttacaaaaatattttttgggagaattaagaaaaatgtgggaaaatccCAAGAACAGTCCCTGATTTTATGTATGTAGCCGACGCACTTCAATCATGAGTGGTACTGTAAATAGATAATAGAGTAccgaaactggacagtgtatcaaacaaattttgacactgtAAACTTTACAGTGTAAAGAAAACTCGAactacactcgcggaattttgaaaaccgacacattttctgtttcgtggtttactggttttctgtgaattttgcatgtggTTTTAAATGGAGAAGTaagaaaatcaagtaaaactcgcaaacagaaaatttgtcggttttcaaaattccgtgtgtgtattTCATAccaaatagtactctatttggcagctgtcattagaagcacttttgcttgaagtgcgttgatgcaGCTGAAGAATCAAGTTTATCAATACTGTTACATCGTTTCAAGATGATCAGCCATCCATCGTCgtaataatattttacatgcttatgtacggtaaagtgcactttacatcactgcttgtgacagggaaaatgcacttaccgtccacaaacatgtaaaatgtgttacgtcactgcttgtaaatgcttgtttgggcacgtgtgattactccactcgccttcggctctttCCACAAACCTCACACatgcctaaacaaatatttacaaacagtgacgtaacatactaaAATGACTGAAATCCTCGGATCATTCATTCCACAGGGAGTATATAGTCCTTGTGtttgaatatgctattatgaTGTGCAAATTTATACTTCGTTTCGTAGTATAAAATCCAAAGACATTTTACATACCGCCCACATTAAACACGTATCAGCGTAGAGCGTAACATAGACGGTGCTTATGCTTAGATGGTGCTTGGTGCATTGATAATGTATGTTTGAAGATCAGTTGATTAAATTCAGCTGTAGCAAAACCTATCTCAAATTATAGGTAGAGAGCCCACCCTTCACATGCATATCACTCCCTCATTAGGGCGCAGTTTGAA
This genomic stretch from Bradysia coprophila strain Holo2 chromosome II, BU_Bcop_v1, whole genome shotgun sequence harbors:
- the LOC119068533 gene encoding band 7 protein AGAP004871-like isoform X2, whose amino-acid sequence is MTHINMATTETPRARPPTGNMANMATSEGENSGCIEILAAAGSILLMIFTLPFSLFVCFKVVAEYERAVIFRMGRLRAGGARGPGVFFVLPCIDNYCKVDLRTVSFDVPPQEVLSKDSVTVSVDAVVYYRISDPLKAVIQVANYSHSTRLLAATTLRNVLGTRNLSELLTEREAISHTMQASLDDATDPWGVKVERVEIKDVSLPTALQRAMAAEAEASREARAKVIAAEGEMKSARALKEASDVMCESPAALQLRYLQTLNSIASEKNSTIIFPLPIDLLKGFMPRS
- the LOC119068533 gene encoding band 7 protein AGAP004871-like isoform X1 → MHNKGGNVGLGTTGTTTPSASISAADVGPSVRTSEGENSGCIEILAAAGSILLMIFTLPFSLFVCFKVVAEYERAVIFRMGRLRAGGARGPGVFFVLPCIDNYCKVDLRTVSFDVPPQEVLSKDSVTVSVDAVVYYRISDPLKAVIQVANYSHSTRLLAATTLRNVLGTRNLSELLTEREAISHTMQASLDDATDPWGVKVERVEIKDVSLPTALQRAMAAEAEASREARAKVIAAEGEMKSARALKEASDVMCESPAALQLRYLQTLNSIASEKNSTIIFPLPIDLLKGFMPRS